The window GAAAGGCCTTCTGTTTTCGATTGTCTTGGAAAATCAACTGCAAGAACTTCCATATTTGAGATATTAGGTCCgttgaagaagaaaagaaagttgCACAAAAACTATAAAAGCATGAAAGCATCTTCTTTGTCGAAATATCAAAGGTTCTAATGATTGTCAAAGTTTGATCCCTTCCAGAATAAGGCAACAGACAAACCTTGTGATTTTGTGCGGAGAGATACTAAAAGTAAAGTTGCACGTTGTGGTCTACACCAAAGAACGTGATGAAGAAAAGAAAGTGTTGGATCTTCATATCATATTAGTGCACAAGATGCGTGTTATACTTTATCTCTAAAAAATATTGACGATGAATTGAAGGATATTTCCTGGTGTTACCACATATCTTTCAATGATGGCGAttctcaagaagatgaagatgctgAAGATGCTCCGCCCGAACTTATGGAAGGGATTAAAATGACGGTCGATGCAATGAAAAAGGTTAACCTTGACATTGAAGTTGATCCAAGGTCCCCTTATGTAAGTGCTTTACTCGCAGTTGACTAAGAAGTGGCTTACGTTGAGCTACTTAAGGAGTATAATGATGTCTTTGCCTGGAGTTATAAAGAGATGCCTGGTTTAGACCCCAAAGTGGCATTCCATCATCTTGCAATCAAGAAAGGTGCCCGTCCTATCAAGAAAGCTCAACGACGCTTTAGGCCAGAGTTGGTTCCCTTAATTGAAGCTGAAGCTAACAAGCTTGTTGAAGCTGGATTCATTCGTGAAGTTAAGTACCCCACATGGATTTCAAGCATTGTCCATATGAGGAAGAAGAACGGATAAATTTGAGTTTGTGTCAACTTTAGGGATCTGAATAATGCATGTCGTAAGGATGAATTTCCACTACCTATTCCCGAGCTTATGATCGACGCCACCACTGGATATGAGGCGATATCTTTTATGGATGGTTCGTCTGGCTATGATCAAATTTACATGTCACCTAAGGATGAAGAGCTTACTGCGTTTTGTACTCCCAAAGGTATTTATTGCTATAAGGtgatgccttttggcttgaagaacgctGGCGCCACTTAACAAAGAGCTATGCAAAATATCTTCGATAACATGCTTCAAAAATGTTGAATGCTATGTTGgtgacttggtggtaaaatcaagaaagaggAAAGACCACTTGcaagacttgagaatggtgtttgatCTACTACGAAGGTATCAATTCAGAATGAATCCTTTGAAATGTGAATTTGGAGTTACTTCTAGAAAATTCCTTGGCTTCATTATTCGACATCGAGGGgtagaaatttatcaagccaaaGTAGATGCAATCCTAAAAATACCTGAGCCAAGAAATATCCATGAATTAAAAAGTCTGCTAGGAAGTTGGCGTatcttaggagattcatctcaaattTAGCAGGGAAGTGTCAACCATTTAATAGTCTCATGAAGAAGGGTGTCCCTTTTGAGTGGGCCATGCTTGTAGTAATACCTTCGATAACATCAAATCATAGCTGGCGAGGCCTCCAATTCTAGTGGCTCCCATGCCTGGGAAGCCATTGATACTATATATAGCGACACAAGAAAGATCGGTTGGAGAACTCTTAGCCCAAGAGAATAGTAAAGGGAAAGAAAATTCCTTTTACATCTTGAGTAGAATGATGATGCCAAACAAGTTGAAGTATTCACCGATTGAGAAGCTATGTTTGGCCCTAGTCTTCTCAATTCAGAAGTTGAAatactactttcaagctcatgttgtCCGTCTCATTTCCAAAGCAAATCCCATTAAGTATGTGATGTCAAAACCCGTCCTTAGTGACTGACTAGCGAGGTGGTACCTCCAATTTTAATAATTCGAGATCGTGTACGTGCCTTAGAAAGCTAtaaaagggcaagcattggcagaCTTCTTAGCTCATCATCCGATATCGGATGATTGGAAGCTAACTGATGAGTTACCTAACGAAGATGCAATGGTCGTCAATGTTCAAATGCCTTGAAAGATGTATTTTGATGACGCCACACATTGTGAAGGATCTGGAGCATGTAGTGTTCATCACTTCCCAAGAAGAGCTCTTGCCATATTCTCACTTTAACACAATGTTGCTCtaataatgttgtagaatatCAAGCACtcatacttgggcttgaaatggccaTTGATATGAAACAACTCCAATTACATATATTTGGAGACTCCGAGTTGGTGATCAATCAATTGCTATGTAGCTACGAGGTAAAAAAGCTAGAATTGCATCCCTATCATGACTATGCGGAGAAATTGATTGGATGGCTTGGCGATGTCACTCTTTAGCATGTGCCAAGGAAGGAAAATAAGCAAGCTGACGCTTTAGTTTCTCTTGGTTCAATATTGACTTTACTCAACCAACCGCGAATCACTATTTGCCAAAAATGGATAGTTCCACCAGATGAGTTTGAGGATGAAGAAAGCAAACTTAAGCATCTTGTAGCCGTTTCTGAAGCTGAGAAGGTCGACTGGAGACAAATCATGATAGACTACTTATGCTATGTGATACTTCCACATGATCTAAGGAGAAAGACTGAAATCCGTCGTCATGCCCCttgcttcctttactacaaagagaCTTTGTATCGAAGATCATTCGAGAGAGTTCTCCTGCGTTGTTTAGGGGAAGATAAAGCGACTCAAGCTATGCAAGAGGCACATTTGGAGTTTATGGTTCACATCATTTTGGGCCGAAGCTGCATTttcatataaaaaggatgggGTATTATTGGCCAACAATGGTCAAAGATTGCTTGGACTATGCCCAAAGATGCAAAGCATGCCAACTTCATGCAATTTTTATACACCAGCCTCCTGAAGTGTTACATCTAACTGTAGCATCTTGGCCATTTGATTCTTGGGGATTAGACGTTGTTGGACCGCTACCGAAATTTTCTTGTGGCCACTTGTATATCTTAGCTGCAACTGATTATTTCTCGAAATGGGCAGAGGTTGTCGCTATCAAGGATGTAAAGAAAAAGAATGTTGCAAACTTCATTCGAGTGAATATCATCTATCGTATTAGAATTCCTAGTTATATCATAACAGATAATGGCAAGCCGTTCGATAACAAATTGATGACCAAGATATGCGACCTTTTTGGCCTCAAGCAACGTAATTCATCAATGTATTATGATGCTGCAAATGGACTAGTCTAAGCATTTAACAAGACACTGTGCAAATTGTTAAATaaggtcatctttaaatctaAAAGAGATTGGCATGATAGGATGGAAGAAGCTTTGTGGGAATATCGGACGACTCATCGCACGCCAACACAAGCTACTCCTTATTCTCTTATTTATGGAGTCGAATTAGTTCTTCCTCTTTAGCGTCAAATACTATCCTTGCGACTCGCTATCCAAGAAGGGCTTACTGAAGAAAAAAATGCTCGTTTACCCCTTGAAGAACTAGAGGCCCTTGATGAGAAAAAGttagaagctcaacaaagtctcGAATATTATCACGCTCGTCTTTCTCGTACTTTCAATAAAAAGGTTCACCTAAGGTCTTTCCAAGTCGGTGATCAAATCCTTGCAGTAAGAAGACCCGTTATCATTTCTCATAAGTCAAAAAGCAAGTTCACCTCGAAGTGGGATGTGCCATATGTGGTGCAAGAAGCCTATTCAAGCGGTGCTTTCAAGCTTGTAGATGCGGATGGTTTGCGGATCGGTCCCATCAATGGAAGCTTcatgaagaagtattatccttaaGGAAAATACGCTCCTTGacagcctaaactgcaagttacaATACTCGACAATGCACAAGATAAACTTCATATTGCTACACTCCTAtcccgcatgagtctaaactaTGTATGACCCAAAAAAAAATTctctaggttgaaaacctcaaaAAAGGTGGCCTAGGCGAAAGTTAGGACAAAAAACTGCTAGGTTTAAAACAACGTGAGAGGTGGCCTAGGCAAAAATTAGGACCTAaaagagaaaattaaaaaaaaaactcatcTCTTTGAATTACATTTAgtcttgatcctcttcaccgagggtCATAGACAACTTAGAGACTTattctaagttcagtcgcatGAGCCAAAAAATAATATTGACTTTGAACTAcgttatgacttgatcctcttcactgaGATACGCAGACAACTTAGAGTCTTATTCTATGTTCAGTCGCATGAGTAAAAAAATATCGGCTTTGAATTACGTTATGACTTGATCTTCTTTACTGAGATATGTGGGCAGCTTAGAATTTTATTCTAAGTTCAGTCACTTGagtcttttttttaaaaaggcaTGGCATGATGTGaatatgaaaaattaaaattgagATCATCACATTGGTGTCTTGAAATCAAAGGCGTACATTGTAGAAAGAAATAATGCAACCTACATCAAACCGGGAAAGGCATTTTATTACTTCAATATTACAAAGGTCTAATACATCAATGTCAAAAAAAGGGATGAAAGTATTCATACATTGTTTAAGTCATAAAAGCAATTGACACGAAGAATTGCCTCATTTCTTCAGAAGATGATGCTACCGCAAAGGTTTTGCATAGTTGAATCCAAAGTGGATTATGCCTCCATCATATGATATAATTATGGAACTTGTAGTTTGAGTTCTGGAGGATCTAGCAATACATGActtagtatgagatgaggttttcagagttggctcgtcacgcggtatggttggttcccactgagagggagaagattaggaggttcattgatggcctcaactatgaaTTACGCTTCATTATGGCTCGGGAGGTTGCGACATGTGCtaggtttgacgaggtggttgatattgctagacgCTTAAAGCTGGTTCGCAGGTAGGACCatgaggatagggaggccaaaaggcctcgtagTTCAGGTGGTTTCACCAGTGCCTCATATGGAGGCCAGTCCTACTATAGTAGAGGCCATTCTTCTAGACCCGTTCAGGCAGCTCGCCATATTCCTCGTGGCTATTCAGCTAGCCACAGTTCCTATAGTTTCCGCCTAGCTTAgttataaggccccgtaaaatttcacctaaaattcgaggtttcgtggtgccgaggtaggctaatgtatttgaGGGTTGTAGAAAATCTTTGCGTCGAGCTTGCGAGCCACGGTACAGACTTTTTAGGTTGAGTAGAGCGTTggagagttgaagaaaaattGTTGCAGAACAGGGCATTTTTggggtccattatgcgaccgtagaactgaTCTACGGACGGTAGATCGGCTGTAGAAGAAGAGAAATGGACCAATTTTGGGGGTTGTTTTgaggtcaactatgcgaccgcataatcttTTCACGGGCCACACATCCATCGCAGAACCAGCATGAAGATTTCTGGAGGGagattctgcggctgcacaattgaTATACGGGCCGCAGACTGGACTAGACCAGCCCAGTTTTTGGGACCATTTCTGCggaccattttgcgggccgcagacCTGATATGCGGTGCACTCTGTGACCGCAAAGTTGAGTTCGGAGGGACCATTTTTGGTTTTAAAACCCTAAAACAACCTtaggggtcattttagaaggttcaaactgatattttagagagagaaaagtgGTCTAGAGCGAGAAGAAGAATTCCTAAgctatttgttcatcaatctttgctcaagtctggaagaattcacaagaataactcacaaggccttcatctaagaggtaagactCTATCCCTAGCCTTCAATTGAATAGGTAACGGGGAAGAAGGTTTTGAGAAtaagagttgttatttatgcatgcatgtactaataaAGGTGGTAGGAAGGTTGTGGAGTATTTGTGGGTGGCCTATTGAAGTGGGGATTAATTGTGGATgttaaaaccttaatgcacacctagtgcttgataaaatactcaaatgaggtGAAACCCcgagtatcttcctaattatggttcaaatttgtcatgtttctaatagattgaagttgctaggatttccggaacaTCGTAGTAATTTAAGGGAGATCAAGCGAGGTATGTCGtctaaactcctcttgtagaatcgaTTTCCTTGATGTCCTCGTAAGTTACGATTATGTTTGGCTTAATTTCTTATGTCTCATGTTTCGAGTCCTTCCTAATAGAGTTGATTATCATAAAATAAAtgttgtgttgaaagatgtatgtacccaaaatgtgttccaaatgttccttTCATATTATGATTCCTTCCGAGAATGTAATCTAGAATGATCAATGTATCAAAGGTGTTGTGAtttaaaaatcatgtttcaaCTGCAATCTAGTATGGCTAATCATGGTAGAGAAACTCAgtgtgcttaagactcttgttTTCTCATATATGTACTTAAGGTCTTGATTTGGAATTCTCTTATTGATGATAATCCTTGGTAACGCCTAAAACTTTTaggggtgagtatgaaatatgaaatacgaccgaTGTGCCGAGAATGGATactataattgtggccactaataccaataaaatggaaaggtgtgtggaaaattatgaaatgagttgtaaatcctttgagtaataaatgctttgggagtatcgtttagtcaccgaggaagggtaggtcaaaataacctaaccccgaaactacacgtgctagTGTATTAGTAATTGGGGGGTAAATCCCTGTGTTGATGTGACGAGATTGTTTTcctttaaatgggatgagattgatgagttgagatatttccccttaaatgggatgagattatttctagcaggatgtgatgtgatgtcgacccacacggcattgtggtgaatCGACTTAGCCAATCAGGCTgggatcggacgccatg is drawn from Nicotiana tomentosiformis chromosome 12, ASM39032v3, whole genome shotgun sequence and contains these coding sequences:
- the LOC138902710 gene encoding uncharacterized protein is translated as MPGLDPKVAFHHLAIKKGARPIKKAQRRFRPELVPLIEAEANKLVEAGFIREVKDLNNACRKDEFPLPIPELMIDATTGYEAISFMDGSSGYDQIYMSPKDEELTAFCTPKEYQALILGLEMAIDMKQLQLHIFGDSELVINQLLCSYEHVPRKENKQADALVSLGSILTLLNQPRITICQKWIVPPDEFEDEESKLKHLVAVSEAEKVDWRQIMIDYLCYVILPHDLRRKTEIRRHAPCFLYYKETLYRRSFERVLLRCLGEDKATQAMQEAHLEFMPPEVLHLTVASWPFDSWGLDVVGPLPKFSCGHLYILAATDYFSKWAEVVAIKDVKKKNVANFIRRQILSLRLAIQEGLTEEKNARLPLEELEALDEKKLEAQQSLEYYHARLSRTFNKKVHLRSFQVGDQILAVRRPVIISHKSKSKFTSKWDVPYVVQEAYSSGAFKLVDADGLRIGPINGSFMKKYYP